The following proteins are co-located in the Paenibacillus sp. JNUCC32 genome:
- a CDS encoding iron chelate uptake ABC transporter family permease subunit: protein MPWTLLCGGIIWLNARHLNIHTLGEGIATGIGAAVQRQRLWLLLIAVGLAGSSVALVGAVGFIGLNGPQIAKRICRHDTIRGGLFVRISKFNSQYHSMIWYSTYESNPDKKPFESVKEDRMNITGIQSDWKVEKIEFAKLTGERARSAGANGRIGVHGKGCTVDIARITIDGQTGYGSSIHMTPEWAEDIIGRRLLDLFDHQGRLREAYRLQLEYPVLDWLGQRQGKPVYDLVSGAHLEKGAPLVVPCYDTSLYFDDLHLPDERAAVALMQEEAMQGYAKGQRHFKIKVGRGGRHMPLWEGTKRDIAIVRGISEVAGPAGKIMIDANNAYNLNLTKEVLAALSDVNLYWLEEAFHEDEALYEDLKDWLGQRGQNVLIADGEGLASPHLIEWATRGRVDVLQYDIIWPGFTHWMELGEKLDAHGLRSAPHCYGNAYGIYASGHLSAAVRNFEFVEYDDITIEGMDVSGYRIENGEIHVPATPGFGIVFDDELVTYLINRSGWS from the coding sequence ATGCCTTGGACGTTGCTCTGCGGCGGGATCATCTGGTTGAATGCCCGTCATTTGAACATTCACACGCTAGGGGAAGGGATCGCAACCGGCATCGGCGCGGCTGTGCAGCGACAACGCCTATGGCTGCTTCTCATTGCCGTGGGACTTGCCGGATCATCGGTCGCTCTGGTCGGAGCTGTGGGGTTTATCGGCCTGAATGGACCGCAAATAGCTAAAAGGATATGCCGTCACGATACGATTCGTGGCGGCTTATTCGTGCGAATATCAAAGTTCAACTCACAGTATCATTCTATGATATGGTATTCTACTTACGAATCAAATCCGGACAAGAAACCGTTCGAGTCGGTTAAGGAGGATCGTATGAACATTACCGGTATACAATCTGACTGGAAAGTGGAGAAGATCGAATTCGCCAAGTTAACGGGTGAACGAGCCAGAAGCGCGGGGGCCAATGGCAGAATCGGCGTTCATGGCAAAGGCTGCACAGTGGATATCGCCAGAATTACGATCGATGGTCAAACAGGTTACGGCAGTTCGATTCATATGACACCGGAATGGGCCGAAGACATAATAGGCCGCCGTTTGCTTGATTTATTCGATCACCAGGGCAGACTGCGGGAAGCGTATCGATTGCAATTGGAATACCCTGTGCTCGATTGGTTAGGACAGAGACAAGGCAAACCAGTGTATGACTTAGTGTCCGGTGCCCACCTGGAAAAGGGAGCCCCATTGGTTGTCCCCTGCTATGATACCTCTCTATACTTCGACGATTTGCATTTGCCTGATGAGAGGGCAGCGGTCGCGCTGATGCAGGAAGAAGCGATGCAAGGTTATGCGAAAGGCCAACGTCATTTTAAGATTAAGGTTGGCCGAGGCGGACGCCATATGCCGCTCTGGGAAGGGACGAAACGAGATATCGCAATCGTGCGCGGGATCTCGGAAGTGGCAGGTCCCGCAGGCAAGATCATGATCGATGCGAATAATGCCTATAATTTGAACTTAACCAAAGAGGTCTTGGCGGCTTTATCGGATGTGAATCTGTATTGGCTGGAAGAAGCGTTTCATGAGGATGAAGCCTTGTACGAGGACCTGAAGGATTGGCTCGGGCAACGTGGGCAGAATGTGCTTATCGCGGATGGGGAAGGGCTTGCCTCCCCTCATCTTATTGAGTGGGCGACTCGCGGCCGTGTTGATGTACTGCAGTACGATATCATTTGGCCTGGTTTCACGCATTGGATGGAATTAGGCGAGAAGTTGGATGCCCATGGTTTGCGGTCTGCGCCGCATTGTTACGGCAATGCTTATGGCATTTACGCGTCGGGACATTTGTCAGCCGCGGTGCGAAACTTCGAATTTGTGGAATATGACGACATCACGATTGAAGGAATGGATGTATCAGGCTATCGAATCGAAAACGGAGAGATTCATGTTCCGGCCACGCCGGGTTTCGGCATCGTCTTCGACGATGAACTTGTAACTTACCTTATAAACCGATCCGGCTGGTCCTGA
- a CDS encoding DUF1048 domain-containing protein, whose protein sequence is MNFWEKITGSDMTKEFKTFESRAKKLPADYQAAWNEINANLWPHSDFTGRNLMPILDGVLGLLEESAAEGQNVQEVLGIDIKGFCSALAGEEGAKSFRDKWREQLNNNIAKKLGK, encoded by the coding sequence ATGAATTTTTGGGAAAAAATCACCGGCAGCGACATGACTAAAGAATTTAAAACTTTTGAATCACGAGCCAAGAAGCTGCCGGCTGATTATCAAGCTGCATGGAATGAAATTAATGCCAATCTTTGGCCTCACTCCGATTTCACCGGTCGCAACCTCATGCCAATTCTTGACGGCGTGCTTGGCTTGCTCGAAGAATCGGCGGCGGAAGGTCAGAATGTCCAAGAGGTTTTGGGTATCGATATCAAAGGTTTCTGTTCAGCGCTGGCCGGCGAAGAAGGAGCAAAGTCTTTTCGTGACAAGTGGCGCGAGCAGCTCAACAATAATATCGCTAAAAAATTAGGTAAATAG
- a CDS encoding DUF1048 domain-containing protein — MRIQDIIEGKKEWRAHVARVKALPKDYQIVYKEIQKYLFKVGPVELTDGTGLLSGIIDLFEEGAAVGKGVLEVTGSDVAAFCDDLIKDLKTYADIYQESFDQSKAIKKITDKTK; from the coding sequence ATGAGAATACAAGATATCATCGAAGGCAAAAAAGAGTGGCGAGCGCATGTGGCGCGTGTCAAAGCACTCCCGAAAGATTATCAGATTGTTTATAAAGAGATTCAAAAATATCTCTTTAAGGTCGGCCCTGTTGAACTAACCGACGGGACGGGTTTGCTCTCGGGGATTATCGATCTTTTTGAAGAGGGCGCGGCCGTGGGAAAAGGCGTACTCGAAGTAACGGGCAGTGACGTAGCGGCTTTCTGCGACGATCTTATCAAAGATTTAAAAACTTACGCTGATATCTATCAAGAATCATTTGACCAAAGCAAGGCCATAAAAAAGATTACGGATAAAACAAAGTAA
- a CDS encoding helix-turn-helix domain-containing protein yields MSLTLPALHVMGDITVNKGSVLGVRTIDDFELVFFPTGSRTVYENDRGEFLLDRPGIVFTCPGEPHRYRFDPLVPTRHLYVHFEHAAFRETFCRQDDSRGECQDWSVIAGGSLVPSLLKQMLKIVHVKPRGWQRRGAILLLSVLEEWQAIDEDDSFSSMNLPAPIIKALDYMEQHLHHQITIEEIAGSSGWTHEHFTRMFVRWIGIPPQKALLERRLRRAEQLLIQAERTIKQIAYDVGFADEHYFSRMFKRTRGVTAVEFRDRFADPLFRQLAMTEEEESAYPLNRHFVALNQERT; encoded by the coding sequence TTGTCGCTAACGCTGCCCGCACTTCATGTCATGGGGGATATCACCGTTAACAAGGGATCCGTTCTGGGGGTGCGAACGATTGATGATTTCGAATTGGTATTCTTTCCGACGGGCTCCCGTACCGTTTACGAAAACGACCGGGGTGAATTTCTGCTGGATCGGCCGGGCATTGTATTCACCTGTCCCGGAGAGCCGCATAGGTACCGGTTTGATCCGCTCGTTCCCACCAGGCATTTATATGTCCACTTCGAACATGCAGCATTCCGGGAAACCTTCTGCAGACAAGACGATAGCCGAGGGGAATGCCAGGACTGGTCGGTGATTGCCGGGGGAAGTCTTGTTCCCTCCCTGTTGAAACAAATGCTCAAAATTGTGCATGTAAAACCCCGCGGCTGGCAGAGAAGAGGAGCCATTTTGCTACTGAGCGTACTGGAGGAATGGCAGGCGATCGATGAAGACGATTCGTTCTCTTCCATGAACCTGCCTGCCCCGATTATCAAGGCATTGGATTATATGGAACAACATCTTCATCACCAAATTACCATTGAAGAGATTGCGGGCAGTTCCGGCTGGACTCATGAGCACTTTACCCGAATGTTTGTCCGCTGGATTGGGATCCCTCCCCAGAAGGCTTTGCTGGAACGCCGTCTACGTAGAGCGGAACAGCTATTAATCCAAGCGGAGCGAACGATCAAACAAATCGCTTACGATGTCGGGTTTGCCGATGAGCACTATTTCTCCCGCATGTTCAAACGGACACGCGGTGTCACTGCCGTGGAATTCCGCGATCGTTTTGCGGATCCGTTATTTCGTCAGTTGGCCATGACCGAAGAAGAGGAGTCCGCTTATCCCTTGAACCGGCATTTTGTCGCTCTGAATCAGGAACGGACATGA
- a CDS encoding phytanoyl-CoA dioxygenase family protein has translation MGQTYVPKAKLREGRYYVTVEQYKHYHRDGFLIVEGLLDPKEIEHYAAWAERLRIEHEGKREEASTEDKDPLKSEFAEKTRVHMISRVHPEGEQLMLHPRILDVLEALIGPDVYALQSMMFFNPPGKGGQGWHQDAYYIKTHPDTLIGAWIALEDADEENGCLWVVPGSNHEPIYPPPGDNGGSVHAKEAFTDLHSVENVSHLDDEVNTLSKVVSNYPAPIPVRMKPGDVLFFDSHLFHRSYRNRTKDRYRRSYVCHYCNARSFVPWDHDGYEGESGNYRQILARGRTHLAYAVPIFDTPVDITQHDEIPESSSVTLMGMDDGMMLPVVQVKKEQD, from the coding sequence ATGGGGCAGACTTATGTACCTAAGGCCAAACTAAGAGAAGGCCGTTATTATGTAACGGTAGAGCAATACAAGCACTATCACAGAGATGGTTTCCTTATTGTTGAAGGACTGTTGGATCCGAAAGAAATAGAGCATTATGCAGCGTGGGCAGAGAGACTGCGGATTGAACATGAGGGGAAACGTGAAGAGGCATCTACGGAAGATAAGGACCCTCTCAAATCGGAGTTTGCCGAGAAAACGAGGGTTCATATGATCTCCCGCGTCCATCCGGAAGGGGAGCAGCTGATGCTTCATCCCCGGATTTTGGATGTGCTTGAGGCGCTTATCGGGCCCGATGTCTATGCTCTGCAATCGATGATGTTCTTTAACCCGCCGGGAAAAGGGGGGCAAGGTTGGCATCAGGATGCATATTACATCAAGACCCATCCCGACACACTAATCGGAGCCTGGATTGCCCTGGAGGATGCCGATGAAGAGAATGGGTGTTTGTGGGTCGTTCCCGGTTCCAATCACGAACCGATTTACCCACCGCCAGGGGATAACGGCGGCAGTGTTCATGCTAAAGAAGCATTCACCGATCTCCATTCCGTGGAGAATGTCAGTCACCTCGACGATGAGGTCAACACGTTATCCAAAGTGGTGTCCAATTATCCGGCCCCCATTCCAGTGCGAATGAAGCCTGGAGATGTGCTGTTCTTTGATTCCCATTTGTTCCACCGTTCATATCGGAACCGAACGAAGGACCGTTATCGCCGCTCCTATGTGTGCCATTATTGTAACGCTCGGTCGTTCGTTCCGTGGGACCATGACGGTTATGAAGGCGAAAGCGGGAATTACCGCCAGATATTGGCGCGAGGCCGGACGCATCTTGCTTATGCGGTACCGATTTTTGATACCCCGGTAGATATTACGCAGCACGATGAGATACCCGAATCATCCAGCGTGACGTTGATGGGCATGGATGACGGCATGATGCTGCCTGTCGTACAGGTGAAAAAAGAACAGGATTAG
- a CDS encoding helix-turn-helix domain-containing protein: MIHLNRCGYNVIHPEGFTVDRPDGSGDYVFLFFRSKMELKIHSQAVFVGPNTFIIFNKNSPYFYQHAEQPLVHDWFHFDMEDAEAFFDRLNLPLDTLIKAYDPFYISRKVNDIHWENLQNGTFRNEIIDYTIRCLFMKLSDIRNHLEPHHQISKYYDQFLKLRNEVFNSPSTWYTVEFLADKMNMSRSYFQHMYKQIFGISVINDIILNRLGYASYLLKNTSYAISHISGICGYENDVHFMRQFKKYVGLTPSEYRGRADGRQ, from the coding sequence TTGATACATCTAAACCGATGTGGATATAACGTGATTCATCCGGAAGGCTTCACTGTTGACCGCCCGGACGGCTCCGGGGATTACGTCTTTTTATTCTTCCGGAGCAAAATGGAGCTTAAGATTCATTCGCAGGCTGTGTTTGTTGGACCTAATACCTTTATTATTTTTAACAAAAACAGCCCGTATTTCTACCAGCATGCTGAACAACCTCTGGTCCATGACTGGTTTCACTTTGATATGGAGGACGCAGAGGCTTTTTTTGATCGGCTGAATCTCCCTTTAGATACCTTAATCAAAGCATACGACCCCTTCTATATTTCCAGAAAGGTGAATGATATTCATTGGGAGAATCTGCAGAACGGAACCTTCCGAAATGAGATCATCGATTATACCATTCGCTGCCTGTTCATGAAGCTTAGCGATATTCGAAATCATTTGGAGCCACACCATCAGATTAGTAAATACTACGATCAGTTCCTGAAGCTGAGAAATGAAGTTTTCAATTCTCCTTCTACTTGGTATACGGTCGAGTTCTTGGCGGACAAGATGAATATGAGTCGGTCGTATTTCCAGCATATGTACAAACAAATCTTTGGCATATCGGTAATTAACGATATCATCCTTAACAGACTAGGATATGCCTCTTATTTACTGAAGAACACTTCGTATGCGATCAGCCATATTTCTGGAATATGCGGTTATGAGAACGATGTACATTTTATGCGGCAATTCAAAAAATACGTAGGACTAACTCCGAGTGAATACAGAGGAAGGGCTGATGGTAGGCAATAA